DNA sequence from the Pseudoliparis swirei isolate HS2019 ecotype Mariana Trench chromosome 6, NWPU_hadal_v1, whole genome shotgun sequence genome:
CTCCAGACCGGACAGAGCGGACCGGACCTGGAACGGGAAGATGGAGTTTGACCTGAATCTGGAGCTTTAGGACGGCTGGAAAAACCAGAATGACGATAAAAAACTACTGTAAGGAATTGGTATGAAAGGTTAGGCTTAATTTATCCGCTGTGATACTGTGGGGATTATTATCACTTATCAAATAACAAATAACCAAAACAGAACTACTGCACTCTGCTCATTACATGTAATTACTGCAATAATCATCTTTATTCTGCATTAATCCCAGTAGCCAAAGACACGTGTTGTTCTATTGATGTTGACGTCACTGTTCGAACCAGGCGTCCTCCCTCAGCCCGCCATGCCACCGTTACATCACCCAGTGTGTATCACCTGCTGTCTGTGCTCCTCCCTGGAGAGGAAGGCCCCAGACATGAAGAGGCTGTCCAGGCCTCTGAGGTCCAGCCTGCGGAGGGAGGTGAGGCGAGGGAGGAGCGCCAGCAGAGAGGCCTCCGTGACACTGCTGCCGGGCAGCGCCAAGCTCTCCAGCTTTGGGCCCAAGCACAGACCCACCTTCAGAAGATTAGAACGAGATAGCAGGTCCACACATTTGTTAATGGGAAATTCaatgattacacacacacacacacgataagtGTGAATTATGCAGTAATGTCTGCAGCTGCTCTGAACTTTGTACCACAATGAACTTATGACTGTACTGTGTCCTGTTCAGACGGGAAGGCAACATGATAAGAGTGCTACCTTGCAAATACTCGACATGGTTGACTATACTGTTAGCTTTTCAGGAGGGGGAAGGAaacacagacattaaaaaatgtttccCTCGTCCACTTCTGCATCCAGTCTGTCTGGTTTggcctcatgaagcaggttttATTTTGGGTTCATTTTACAATAGCATCTTGTTATAATCATGTAGTCAAAACTAATCTCCTTAGCTTTTACCTTCAGCCATGCAAAGGCTGGGGAATATGAATATGGATGAGGATTCACTGTTTGTAATGGTAGTTGCATACTGCACCTCCAGGAGCAGTGATCTGGACATGCTGAAGCCATCGAGCTGGCTGATTATCAGACTGCAGCGGGACTTCCTGCCCAGACCCCGGATGAGCTCCAGGGACGAGGCTGAGGCCGGGAAGCAGAAGGTGACGTTATTCTGCAcaaagagggacagagagacagcaGCGCCGGGTTTACTTTGCCATACAGCCTTCACACTGACGCACTTCCAACCGCGAGGACGCAACGCTGCGAGGCGACAGGCCGGGGACGATGTGTCCGACGCAAATCACCTGGAAGTGAAAGTCCTGACTGGCATAGTACCAGCTGCGGCAGACTAGTGAGGCTTCCTTCCTGTCCGAAGAGTGAAGAAAGCGAAGGATGTAAACTATGATCTGCagcgaaagagagaaacacagcaTCCGATCAGAATAAAGTGGAGATATCCCCCAGGGACCTCTCACAGCATTTTAATAAGCATAAAGCAATGCTGAACCCACGGGTCAGCGAGACCTTTACTCCAAACACCATACGGGCATGCAGGTTATTTACTCTGATCGCACATCCTGGGCTCTCTAGTCATGAAACACACAtcgtgatattgggctatagaaaataaactgaatggaagACGGCCGACAGAGCCCATCACGTCTTTTCAAAGTGACGGGAATAGCAGCAAGATTTATGGAGGTAAGGGACACAAGTGGTCAAATTGATTATAAACTTATTGTTACTGTTTCTCACAAGTTTGGAGTTTTATCTACTTTTCTCAACTTTATGTGACCATGTTAGGAGTGTTGGAAGCCTTtcaaaatacacatttgaaCCCCGGGCCTGCACAGAGagacctgctgctgcttgtGAGCCATcaggtggtgaggaggaggaggaggagggccaggCAGTAGAGCAGCTTTAACATTATTCTTCCTATTTGTTTCCAATACACATCACAATGAGAAGGATCACAAATAACTTGTATTCATGTATTATGAGCAAATCGGGCCTTTTAATCTACTTTATTATCGATTAAATGCGTACCGACGAGACACAAAGCCTAACTGGGTCACTCACCTCCAGAGGAAGCGCGGGTGTCTCCATGAAGTCCTCCTCGGTGcagtcctccatctcttctccttCGTTCTGGTAAACAACTCCAGACCATTACGAGCGGCTCAGTTAGCCATTCGCGAGCTAGCGGCTGCAGTCAAGGTTTCAGCTCACGAGCCGTTCATATCATTCTGTTAACTGATCAATACGATGACCAATACCGGATCGATGGAAGCCTGCTGTCATCTCACCAAGCTACTTTGCGCTGCGCACTGGCCTGACGCAGGCTGTACGTTTCCACCCGCAAGCTAACTTCAGTTGGACCAGCTGACCGCAGAAAAACCGCTGACGTCACAGAGgcagtgcattatgggaaatgtggtTTCTTCTCGTGTCTCGTTGCGTCTTCGCTGTTGTGGTTTTATGACAGACCTGAGCATTTTACGACATGACACCTGGTCCCGCGTGAGCTCAATCAATCAATACATAAATAAGTGCACGCCATTAACGCAGTACAGCcgcaatgcttttattttgaaggcgagtaacgtgtgtatgtgtttggtatataaaattatttttaaaaacattttcatagccttattgttacattaagtcttaccagcagcagcagatcaAAACCATaacatttacagttttttttataaagtaaTACAATTTGAGTATAATTACGTTCAGCCTATTGGTTCGGTCCTAATTTCTCATTTGGTCCCTTGGGGAAATGAATTGCCCAGCCCGGTTTTATAACACCTTAGGAAAGTCCGTTAGTCCACTCTGACGTcataatgtaaaatatatttgtcaTTATGATAGTTTTGGCCTTCAAAGGGAAACTACCAAGAACTGTGTGTAGCTGTTATATCCCAAATATAAATGATAGGGCATGCCATCATTACAAATGAGCTCATTTAAATAAACTAACCAACAAAATGTATTGGACAAGTCTGTATAAAACTGAATGAAGAAAACAGCACTGTGTTAAACCGGTGATACATTATAtcttcaacaacaacattatCGCAAATGGCTTCCCTgcttagttgttgttgttattgttgtttggtTTGTGGGTCAACTTTACAGTTTGACTTGTTGTTTGTCTTCTTGAACCTAAATGTGTCCCTGACATACAACTCAGGACTAATTAAGCTGAAACAGGTCATTTATTCacaaaatacagaaatacatatGTGACACAATGTTAAGGGCatcatcatacacacacatttgagtCCATTATGtacacgtctctctctctctctctatcaaacacacacacacacacacacacaatccataAAGGACATTCATAATCTTTTCTACAGAGTGTCTGGCAATGGTCAGCTGGTCTATGAGCTCTTCTTCTGGGGCTCTATCGATAACAATCTATagaaaaaacaatatatctGACATCATTACCGAGTCCGTAACACATTTACAGCCCAAATGAAATCTTTACCATTATTATAATGTCTGTACATGTCACGACACAAAGAAGCAGGACAGTGATCTCCGATGAACGCGTGTGATTCATCTAAATCCCCCAAACATTATTGTACAAAACAGAGAAAACAGGGACGCACACTTGTTAACTTTAGttataaaatgtgtaaaacatGGTATTACATGTATCGATGGCTACATTTTTACGTTAGTGATTATTGATACATCGACTGCATTGATTAGCATGTCAAATCCAGTGCTGGAGGTAATAGGTGATGATTTATCTAGCAAAGCTTAAAACTGTGATAGTCAAAGACAGACTTTAAATCTATTTATAATAACATGGGATGACTTTACAAGGACCTGTCAACATGACGGCTAACATATCCTATGATGGAGGTACAGAAGATAATGCCGTTACAACTTTAAATGCAGGTGTACTCGGTCTGTGCGTTCAGACCCGCGGCAGTACAGAACACATTAAGTTACGACACGTGTAAGGCAAATTGTAATTTCAAGTTTACAAAAGAATTCAACAGTCAGCAACAACATCGGTGAATGTTTTGGAAAAGACAAGAAGTTCAGTTCTGTAGAAAAGACTCATCTAAGTTCACAGTTGTGGCCTAACTACGCCTTCGCACACAGAGccatcgtcatcgtcatcgcCGCATGTGAACTCAGTAGATGATGAGGATGTGTTTGATTAACCGGAGGAGGACTGAGATCGATGAAGATCAACACAGTGTTCATCTTGGTGGTTAATGCAGCGCGCCCGACACCAGCTCAAGTTGTGTAGATGATATTTGACACACTGGTGGGTTACAAGGCTGTAATGACACAATGGGTTAGTGGTCCTAGGTCAGAGGGGAACACCCACCTCACCCCCATCGGCACATCAGCTCGACCAGACAAAGAACGACTGTTCTCTCTTTCATTCCCCTTGCAGTGTTTAGTCCTCTTTGACCTTTAAAGAGCATTTCTTCATTCCACTTTCTCTCTTCGTCCTTCAAAAGAAGGATCACAAcgtctttcctttcttcttcgcGCCCTCGTCCCCATCCACCCCGCtgactccctcctctctttggTCCGCGGCGAGCGTATCGTCTACGTCACCGTGGCTCCTTGATGCAGAGTGAGGCCTCactgagttgttgttgttgttgttgttgttggggcaGTGGGAGGTCGAGCGAAGCGTTGCAGAGCTGGTAGACATGGGTGACGGTGTGTCCACGTCTCTGTCAGGTCCGGAGCTgtaggtggaggagaaggagggctaGAAGAGGAGAGATAAATATGACTATCAAGAACAGGTTATTTCTTGTCTCTGCCACCTGTGCATATGTTTAGTCTTTGCTATGTTTACCTGCAATGAGACGCTGGACTTGCTCGTCTTCTCTTTGACTTTAGCCAGAGCTCCTTTGAGTCCAGAGGACTTCTGGGCCATCTCCAGAGCCGCTCTCAGCAGTTTGGGTGTTTCTGGTCTGACGGGCGCTGCCGGCACCTGAGGGGGACCCTTCGCCTCTTCTTTGGcctcaggtttcttccccttgttAAGCATCTTCCTGTGAGACGGTGACATACTTCAGTCATAATGACATACAAGCAGACCAAGACCCGAGGCTGCCCTGTGAGTCGGTTTCTTTATCTGGTATGTACGAAGCAGAGTACGGTGATGTGTTGGGTATCGTGGTGTCATGGATGTTTAACCTGGCCTTCTTGCGGAGCAGCTTCTTGGACTCGGGGTAGTGGACCAGGATCTCATTCAGGTCTTTCTTGTCCAGGATGAAGAGATTGGCAAATCCGTGGGCGATGACATTCGCTGTGCGCCTGTTGCCCCCGCCTACTGCGAGCAAACTGCCAATCAGAGAAATTACGGTtgaaaaatacattcaatgcatCATTTAGGAGATTTCCTGCAAAGGATCTAGAACCAAACTTTTAAAATCACACTTGTTCCTGTTATTAGATTTCAGAGCTGGCAACTGAGATAGATACAAACAATCCTGTTTCTTTAATCTTTGGAAAAGAAATTGCACTAAATAAAAGTCTTCACCTGATCTCTCCGAAGACGGATCCCCCTCTGAGAGTGACAAACACTGTCTTCCCATCTGGTCCTCCAACCACCTGCACCTCCCCTGCCTTTATGATGTACATCTCCCGACCCACCTCGCCCTgagcaagagaaaagagagagaggcagaagaTGAGCGGCAGTGggcagcaacatttaaaaagcgTCTTCTAAAAATACTAATCACAGGGGAGTTTGCCTTTTACCTTTTTGCAGACATAATCCCCGGGCAGGTAGACGACAGAGTAAAGGCTTTTCAGCATGTCAAAGATCATCTGTCTGTCACAACCctgtcaagaggaaggacaAGACATACAAGAGACAACCGTGACCTCTTGTTGACCTCCGTGTGGATGAGTGCAGTGGCTCGGCAACACGCAGAAAGACGGTTTTCATGTGGAGGAGACACTCAGAACGATGTCTGACGTCTGTGTGACATACACTGGGTTATTTCTTTCACGTGTTTCTCATAATCCGTACCTGAAACAGAGGAACTTTGCTGACGATGGAGTAGTTGACGTCGATAGCAATGTCCAGACGCATTTTATCTGGTAACTGACTcagcagctgctgctcatcTGGAAGGCGGACGGTGAGACAGTGTGACTGAAAGGTCGGACGCTACGGATACATGCGAATGGGATCAGATGGTGCTCTCCTTACCCAGCATGCCTTGTGACTGCCAGGTGTAGTTGTACCAGGTTTTGACACGGTTCTGCACGTCTTTGGGTATGCGATAGGTGGACATGTATTTGATGGTGTTGTCCACACATGTGCGGTAGTAGGTCTGACCTGCTGTCGCCGCACCAACCACGTCACGCATCTGAGGGGTCAAAACACGTGTGTAATGTAACACCGCCCTGCACAAAGACATTTAGGCCATATGGGTGTGTTTGCTGCGTGAATGAAGTGCACCGAAAAAGACTAACACACTGGAaatgtgtctccatcatgtctccatcacactTCTAGACCTACCTGTCCAATCATGATGGAGAAGGCAAAGACTCCGACAAAGTAGTTGATGAGTTGGAAGACAATCTCGAACAGGGTGGTGGGGTCTGGCAGACCGCCGATGGTGATCAGGGTCTTCACCGCAAAGTAGTAACAGCGAATGTAACTGAGCGGAGACAAAGACAGGAGGCGTTAGAAAGAGACAGAACAAGAACATGGATGAAATGAACATGATGGGCTTTCAAATTGAGATGTAGAATTGAACTCAAAAGATGCAACTGGAGGTCTACTGGAGAGGATTTGTGTAAGTCCTCATGAGCCTTCACTTTGCAATTTTCCAATCTTctaaacaaaaaaaggtgttagcttgtgtgtagtttgtgtgtgtgtgtttttatcctACCAACCTGTTGCCTACGCCGTTGTACACCCATTTGGTTGATCCAATTCCTGTGAAGGCCGAGCCCCAGTAGTAAAGACAGGCATTGCAGTGGAGACAGTAAAGGAGGTAGGTGGTGGTGCGGATCAccctgagagacacagagagcgaCACATTTACACAAACTGAAACCAGAAATGTGTTGGTCTGAGTTTGTCGAAAGGAAGGAGACAACGTGAGGACAGAGATAGAACAGAGGATGCAGTAAGGCTGCATTCAATCTCCTGAACTGAAGACCCCAACTCTTGTGACTGTCGATCAATGAAATGAGTGTCACTTAAGTTTTgggttctcaaccttttgtaACTTAAGAGAAAAAGAAATCAGAGAAACACatcctgaaaaaaagaaaaacataacaaatatgagaaataaataaactggGTTGTAAATATGTTGTATTCCACTGTCGGCTGTTATGACCtatacatatttacactcaCCCAATCCAAGCCTTTATccaaatttaattttttaaggaTCATATTTTGTCACCGCAGCTTTTATTCCTGCAGGGTTGGCTTCCACATCACTTTTTTTGTTTCGGAAATCCTTGCAGGGAACGTTAGATAACCTCACGCTAACTATCATGTCTCCATGATGACGTGTGGTTAAGAACCGCTGATTTAACATCTGAATGCAGTTTCAGAAAGACACCGTCAGGCTCCAGCTGACCTGTAGATGTAGGCTTTGGTCAAGATGGCCTCCAGACGCTCATTGAACTCAAAGAAGGAGTTGATCTGGAGAGGCATTGAAAGAACAGGAGAAACAACATTGAAAGAGTTTAGCTgtcagacatttaaaaaagtgaaatcTGAATAATTGCAACCTTATTCATTGCAGAACCGATACATAGAGCCTTGTGAATGAAGTGTCCTTTGTATCGGTGCCATCCGTGTGAAGTTGTTGTagcagattattatttttagtgTGCCGGTTACCAGAATACTAATACTGGAACGGGTTGtaaaaaaagtgtaataaaCTCACCTTCAGCAGCCTGGGTAGGCGAAGGAGAGGGTTGATGCCCGTTTTAAAATAGAAGAGCTCCAGGGGAACAAGACTGGCAACATCCAACTGAAAAACAAGAAGCTGCCACCTCACTCACTTTCAAGATGAATTCAATAATATGTGAATTAAAGCCGCATACAATTAAAAATGGACTTTATACAGCTGTGGTTACTCACTTTGAATCGTTTGGTTGTCATGTAATTCTTTCTCATGTCCTTTTTGACAcactgtgatgaaaacaaaaccgCAGGTATACATTATAATCCTGGTAAGTTGATAACTGTATTATGGTCATAAACTGACATTCTATTAGCGATGTTAGGCCTGTTACATAACCGTGATGTTTTCTGTTGACCTTGATATTGTATCAATACCTCAGTTCAGCTGTTGATAACGATTATAACGTCCCCACTCACCACGATGTCTCCTCCACGGATAAACTGCAGGCGCGGCTGGAAGATGGTGATGTCCAGGATGTAAATGAGGTCACACAGGTAGTCGGTCAGCAGCCAGTAATAAATGTTGTCTGGCGTCTGGTAGGGGAAGGCCCAGCGCACTGGGATGAACCACGCGTTCCAGTTCCACGCCAGAGCGACCAACATCATCCACAGCACGTACATTAGGtctgaggagaggatggagggagggagagagatggagacattGAGGGGAAATAGACTAGAGGAGAATTGAAAGTAAGGACTGAAGTTACTCAGTATTCACAGAAAAAGTGATGGTTGCATGCTGTTCACTGAAATAAGAGCATCTAATATGAACTATGAAGCAACATTTGCATAATTTGGAAGGCGGGCGGCGGGCTTCTCACTGGTGAAAGGGTCGATGCTGGCAGGGAAGCGGTAGTGCACACAAGCTTGTAGCCACCGGGGAGATTTCACCTTGCAGCAGCGGCTAGACTGCACCTCCTCTTTCCCACTCTccactcctccttcccctcctcctcctgctcctgatgGACCTGGTTgtgcctccttctctccttcgtCCACTGGCGGAGCTCCAGGAGCAGCCTGAGGAGGGGCTGAAGGAAAGTGAGAGGGGAatttaaagaacatttttatGAGAGCGAAATTAGGCTGAGAGTTGTTGTTTGGGGGAAATtacataaaatatgtatttagtgTAAGTGTAAATCAACCAAACAGGAGGCACCCGTGGCCTCCATGGGAAACCCCTGGGGGTGAATGAGGGATACTGGTGGGACAACGTCGTCGGGGATGAAAGTGCACGAAAGAATCTATACAGCCACTTctcatccatgtgtgtgtgtgtgtgtgtgtgtgtgtctgaattgTGTTGTGTTGAGACAGAAGTCCAAGGTTTGGCCTCAATGAGAAGTCATCTCCCGACAGGACGAGGCAGACTCTTTCAACCAGGAAGTAAAACACACATCTATAACGTACCACTTGTGTACTTTCGGAACAAGGTTTTGAGCtgtggaggtgaagaagaagagcgatGGACGGACATTCTGACTCACAGGGGACGATGCTGTCTTCATCCGAGCTCTCCGGTTCGATGAGTTTCTCCTTCGCCttctgtgttctctctttgAACATCCTGACCAGCTCCTGCAGGCGCTCGTTGACCACGGTGCTGGTCTGACTGGCTGACGATGCTGGACGTTCTTTCAGTCttggaaaagaaacaaaaaaagttcgatgatgaggattttttacaattattatGGATGTCCATACTACCTCCAAAACAcatcttcattgtgtg
Encoded proteins:
- the LOC130195435 gene encoding cyclic nucleotide-gated cation channel beta-1-like isoform X3, translating into MPKKQQQQQHKNQQDVELNRLVRHSPLPPPHQPRSRSPSPSNGSGLELPNVPSYSRLPPIVSPPSKELNSPSRQLSGLSNPAFFIEDDSDVSATRPTESSTLSLRPAVNVEDVDSDHEKGGDGGGGGGGGGGEGQSNIPQILTPQDPKIITLTVPVTPSRGRQSGRSRRTIWTKIKTLHSQSEDDDDYEGSIPVRAWPSQSSLHNSDDILKERPASSASQTSTVVNERLQELVRMFKERTQKAKEKLIEPESSDEDSIVPSPPQAAPGAPPVDEGEKEAQPGPSGAGGGGEGGVESGKEEVQSSRCCKVKSPRWLQACVHYRFPASIDPFTNLMYVLWMMLVALAWNWNAWFIPVRWAFPYQTPDNIYYWLLTDYLCDLIYILDITIFQPRLQFIRGGDIVCVKKDMRKNYMTTKRFKLDVASLVPLELFYFKTGINPLLRLPRLLKINSFFEFNERLEAILTKAYIYRVIRTTTYLLYCLHCNACLYYWGSAFTGIGSTKWVYNGVGNSYIRCYYFAVKTLITIGGLPDPTTLFEIVFQLINYFVGVFAFSIMIGQMRDVVGAATAGQTYYRTCVDNTIKYMSTYRIPKDVQNRVKTWYNYTWQSQGMLDEQQLLSQLPDKMRLDIAIDVNYSIVSKVPLFQGCDRQMIFDMLKSLYSVVYLPGDYVCKKGEVGREMYIIKAGEVQVVGGPDGKTVFVTLRGGSVFGEISLLAVGGGNRRTANVIAHGFANLFILDKKDLNEILVHYPESKKLLRKKARKMLNKGKKPEAKEEAKGPPQVPAAPVRPETPKLLRAALEMAQKSSGLKGALAKVKEKTSKSSVSLQPSFSSTYSSGPDRDVDTPSPMSTSSATLRSTSHCPNNNNNNNNSVRPHSASRSHGDVDDTLAADQREEGVSGVDGDEGAKKKGKTL
- the LOC130195435 gene encoding cyclic nucleotide-gated cation channel beta-1-like isoform X2; amino-acid sequence: MPKKQQQQQHKNQQDVELNRLVRHSPLPPPHQPRSRSPSPSNGSGLELPNVPSYSRLPPIVSPPSKELNSPSRQLSGLSNPAFFIEDDSDVSATRPTESSTLSLRPAVNVEDVDSDHEKGGDGGGGGGGGGGEGQSNIPQILTPQDPKIITLTVPVTPSRGRQSSGRSRRTIWTKIKTLHSQSEDDDDYEGSIPVRAWPSQSSLHNSDDILKERPASSASQTSTVVNERLQELVRMFKERTQKAKEKLIEPESSDEDSIVPSPPQAAPGAPPVDEGEKEAQPGPSGAGGGGEGGVESGKEEVQSSRCCKVKSPRWLQACVHYRFPASIDPFTNLMYVLWMMLVALAWNWNAWFIPVRWAFPYQTPDNIYYWLLTDYLCDLIYILDITIFQPRLQFIRGGDIVCVKKDMRKNYMTTKRFKLDVASLVPLELFYFKTGINPLLRLPRLLKINSFFEFNERLEAILTKAYIYRVIRTTTYLLYCLHCNACLYYWGSAFTGIGSTKWVYNGVGNSYIRCYYFAVKTLITIGGLPDPTTLFEIVFQLINYFVGVFAFSIMIGQMRDVVGAATAGQTYYRTCVDNTIKYMSTYRIPKDVQNRVKTWYNYTWQSQGMLDEQQLLSQLPDKMRLDIAIDVNYSIVSKVPLFQGCDRQMIFDMLKSLYSVVYLPGDYVCKKGEVGREMYIIKAGEVQVVGGPDGKTVFVTLRGGSVFGEISLLAVGGGNRRTANVIAHGFANLFILDKKDLNEILVHYPESKKLLRKKARKMLNKGKKPEAKEEAKGPPQVPAAPVRPETPKLLRAALEMAQKSSGLKGALAKVKEKTSKSSVSLQPSFSSTYSSGPDRDVDTPSPMSTSSATLRSTSHCPNNNNNNNNSVRPHSASRSHGDVDDTLAADQREEGVSGVDGDEGAKKKGKTL
- the LOC130195435 gene encoding cyclic nucleotide-gated cation channel beta-1-like isoform X1 produces the protein MPKKQQQQQHKNQQDVELNRLVRHSPLPPPHQPRSRSPSPSNGSGLELPNVPSYSRLPPIVSPPSKELNSPSRQLSGLSNPAFFIEDDSDVSATRPTESSTLSLRPAVNVEDVDSDHEKGGDGGGGGGGGGGEGQSNIPQILTPQDPKIITLTVPVTPSRGRQSKADKDSGRSRRTIWTKIKTLHSQSEDDDDYEGSIPVRAWPSQSSLHNSDDILKERPASSASQTSTVVNERLQELVRMFKERTQKAKEKLIEPESSDEDSIVPSPPQAAPGAPPVDEGEKEAQPGPSGAGGGGEGGVESGKEEVQSSRCCKVKSPRWLQACVHYRFPASIDPFTNLMYVLWMMLVALAWNWNAWFIPVRWAFPYQTPDNIYYWLLTDYLCDLIYILDITIFQPRLQFIRGGDIVCVKKDMRKNYMTTKRFKLDVASLVPLELFYFKTGINPLLRLPRLLKINSFFEFNERLEAILTKAYIYRVIRTTTYLLYCLHCNACLYYWGSAFTGIGSTKWVYNGVGNSYIRCYYFAVKTLITIGGLPDPTTLFEIVFQLINYFVGVFAFSIMIGQMRDVVGAATAGQTYYRTCVDNTIKYMSTYRIPKDVQNRVKTWYNYTWQSQGMLDEQQLLSQLPDKMRLDIAIDVNYSIVSKVPLFQGCDRQMIFDMLKSLYSVVYLPGDYVCKKGEVGREMYIIKAGEVQVVGGPDGKTVFVTLRGGSVFGEISLLAVGGGNRRTANVIAHGFANLFILDKKDLNEILVHYPESKKLLRKKARKMLNKGKKPEAKEEAKGPPQVPAAPVRPETPKLLRAALEMAQKSSGLKGALAKVKEKTSKSSVSLQPSFSSTYSSGPDRDVDTPSPMSTSSATLRSTSHCPNNNNNNNNSVRPHSASRSHGDVDDTLAADQREEGVSGVDGDEGAKKKGKTL